The proteins below are encoded in one region of Aquisphaera giovannonii:
- a CDS encoding sigma-70 family RNA polymerase sigma factor, which produces MKHIRSLFHAGTAAGLSDGQLLERFAESRGEAAELAFATLVERHGPMVLRVCRGIVRDDHEAEDAFQATFLMLARKGRSLWVEDSLGPWLHRVACRVAIAALHATGRRRAAQRRAAECARDCARGHMPDDRGRAIHEEIDRLPARYRMPIVLCDVEERSYEDAARHMGCPIGTIKSRLARGRERLRDRLTRRGLAPSAVATAFHLPEAQVAASLADRTTRAALWCVTGRLAGAPASATVAQIVKEASRTMAMARLHPSAFVGIALGAALIGGVAGSMGGRMGAVAPAARDEPGAEDPRGDLDRIRGTWVRVSTSVGKNVVRRLVVRKATKPPEGEIPAGAGWLDFEWRGEGDPAEAAARRNRVLLDPTAAPGKIDFLPEGEGATLMPGIYKLDGDTLTVCFRPTPGERPGGFAPASGPSILDVYRRAGP; this is translated from the coding sequence ATGAAGCACATTCGCAGCTTGTTCCACGCCGGGACGGCCGCCGGGCTGTCCGACGGGCAGCTCCTGGAGCGATTCGCCGAGTCGCGCGGCGAGGCGGCGGAGCTGGCCTTCGCGACGCTGGTCGAGCGCCACGGCCCGATGGTCCTGCGCGTCTGCCGCGGGATCGTCCGGGACGATCACGAGGCCGAGGACGCGTTCCAGGCGACCTTCCTGATGCTCGCGCGCAAGGGCAGGTCGCTCTGGGTCGAGGACTCCCTGGGCCCCTGGCTGCACCGGGTCGCCTGCCGCGTGGCGATCGCCGCGCTGCACGCGACGGGGCGGCGCAGGGCGGCCCAGCGGAGGGCGGCCGAATGCGCGAGGGATTGCGCCAGGGGTCACATGCCGGACGATCGGGGGCGGGCCATCCACGAGGAGATCGACCGGCTGCCGGCCCGGTATCGCATGCCGATCGTCCTCTGCGACGTGGAGGAGCGGTCCTACGAGGACGCGGCGCGGCACATGGGCTGCCCCATCGGCACGATCAAGAGCCGCCTGGCGCGGGGGCGAGAGCGGCTGCGCGACCGGCTCACCCGCCGCGGCCTGGCCCCTTCGGCCGTGGCGACGGCGTTCCACCTCCCCGAGGCGCAGGTGGCGGCCTCGCTCGCGGACCGGACGACCCGGGCCGCGTTGTGGTGCGTGACGGGCAGACTGGCGGGCGCACCGGCCTCGGCGACGGTCGCCCAAATCGTGAAGGAGGCATCGAGGACCATGGCCATGGCGAGGCTCCATCCGTCCGCATTCGTTGGCATCGCCCTGGGGGCGGCCCTGATCGGCGGCGTCGCCGGCTCGATGGGCGGCCGCATGGGGGCGGTCGCCCCCGCGGCCCGGGACGAGCCCGGAGCCGAGGACCCGCGGGGCGACCTGGACAGGATCCGGGGCACCTGGGTCCGCGTCTCAACGAGCGTCGGCAAGAACGTCGTCCGGAGGCTGGTGGTCAGGAAGGCCACGAAGCCCCCGGAGGGCGAGATCCCCGCGGGCGCCGGCTGGCTCGACTTCGAGTGGAGGGGCGAGGGAGATCCCGCCGAAGCGGCCGCGAGACGCAACCGCGTCCTCCTGGATCCGACCGCGGCCCCAGGGAAGATCGACTTCCTACCCGAGGGCGAGGGGGCGACGCTGATGCCCGGGATCTACAAGCTGGACGGCGACACCCTGACCGTCTGCTTCCGCCCCACGCCGGGCGAGCGGCCGGGCGGCTTCGCACCGGCCTCGGGCCCCTCGATCCTCGACGTGTACCGGCGAGCCGGGCCCTGA
- a CDS encoding class I fructose-bisphosphate aldolase yields MATNLGELLGAESDNLLNHVCKTIPKESLHLPGPDFVDRIFLQSDRNPRVLVNLQRLFGTGRLANTGYLSILPVDQGIEHSAGASFAKNPAYFDPENIVKLAVEGGCNAVASTYGVLGSVARKYAHKIPFLVKINHNELLTMPNQFNQVLFGTVKEAVDMGAAAIGATIYFGSDQSTRQIIEIAEAFAYAHEHGLATVLWCYLRNNAFKTGGTDYHVAADLTGQANHLGVTIQADIIKQKLPENNGGFKALNMGGSSYGKLDERMYTELSTDHPIDLCRYQVANCYMGRAGLINSGGASGKNDFAEAVKTAVINKRAGGMGLISGRKAFQRPMAEGAKLLNAIQDVYLDASITVA; encoded by the coding sequence ATGGCGACCAATCTTGGCGAACTGCTCGGCGCGGAATCGGACAATCTCCTGAATCATGTCTGCAAGACGATCCCGAAGGAGTCGCTGCACCTGCCCGGGCCGGATTTCGTGGACCGGATCTTCCTCCAGAGCGACCGCAACCCGCGCGTGCTCGTGAACCTCCAGAGGCTCTTCGGCACGGGCCGCCTGGCGAACACCGGCTATCTGTCCATCCTGCCCGTCGACCAGGGCATCGAGCACTCCGCCGGCGCCAGCTTCGCCAAGAACCCGGCGTATTTCGACCCGGAGAATATCGTCAAGCTCGCCGTCGAGGGGGGCTGCAACGCCGTGGCCAGCACCTACGGCGTGCTCGGCAGCGTCGCCCGCAAGTACGCCCACAAGATCCCGTTCCTGGTCAAGATCAACCATAACGAACTCTTGACCATGCCGAACCAGTTCAACCAGGTCCTCTTCGGCACCGTCAAGGAGGCCGTGGACATGGGCGCCGCGGCCATCGGCGCGACGATCTACTTCGGCTCCGACCAGAGCACCCGCCAGATCATCGAGATCGCCGAGGCCTTCGCCTACGCCCACGAGCACGGCCTGGCCACGGTCCTCTGGTGCTACCTCCGCAACAACGCCTTCAAGACGGGCGGCACGGACTACCACGTCGCCGCCGACCTCACCGGCCAGGCCAACCACCTGGGCGTCACCATCCAGGCCGACATCATCAAGCAGAAGCTCCCGGAGAACAACGGCGGCTTCAAGGCCCTGAACATGGGCGGCTCCAGCTACGGCAAGCTCGACGAGCGGATGTACACGGAGCTGTCCACCGACCACCCCATCGACCTCTGCCGCTACCAGGTCGCCAACTGCTACATGGGCCGCGCCGGGCTCATCAACTCCGGCGGCGCCAGCGGCAAGAACGACTTCGCCGAGGCCGTGAAGACCGCCGTCATCAACAAGCGGGCCGGCGGCATGGGCCTGATCTCCGGCCGCAAGGCCTTCCAGCGCCCCATGGCCGAGGGGGCCAAGCTCCTCAACGCGATCCAGGACGTCTACCTCGACGCCTCCATCACGGTCGCCTGA